ctctctctctctctctctctctctctgcattACTttaataacaacaacaatgatATTATTGTTAATAAAAGCAtgattatttataattaaaggGTGTaactttcatattttaatgctaattttaattaataaaataataattaatggCATCCCCCAGCTAGCTCTCATGCCGTACACGTGACCCACATACTCAATGATCACTTTGGTGGGCCACACCTTGAtttgggtcttcttcttcaccaatCAACCACCTCCAAACAAAGCTCTCTcaacttttattattattattattattgttattgttattaaatattaattaataatgtaTTTAATGTGTTAATGTGTTAATGTGTTTGCTTAGCAAACAGTATAAGCATGTGCTAAGCAAATGGGGGTTGATGGGTTTGATGGGGTGGGGTGGGGGGCTGTGTGCTTATTTCATCCAGGACCATTTAATTTGGTGAAGTTTTTATCTAAAAAATGATGGGTGGATGTGTGTAAGTTGGTGAGATGGCTCAATCACAAGGGGTCGTTTAATGTATTGGACGGCTGAGATTGATTGATGTATCACTCCTCGTCCTTGTGTAAGGTCCCCatcagtttttttgtttttcttttgcccCACTTTTTCTCTGGGGACAAGGACGGTTGCtcgaaaagagaaaaagagaaaaaaaaaagaagaaaaaaaagaagaagcaaactTAGAAGGAATGATACAATCAAAAAGCAAAGGCTATCATTCTTTCATTCTTTGGCAATGGTCACCCAAGAGACTATTCCCACCATATGCAATGTGGATAAGCAAAAGTACTTGAAAAAACTTGATGTTCTTTTATCGTTTCTATTGAACGCGCGTGCACACATATACACACCCTTATCCGTAAGCAAATCAAACTTCAATTCAAGATCTTCGTGGATCGTGGTCATGACGATCCAAGATACATGgatgagagggagagagagagatgagagagataCCAATCCTTCGGTTTTCACCCAACATTAAGTTGAGCTTCCAATGGCTCGACGAGAAAGTAAAACAAGCTTTGCTTGAATTgaaacaacttttttttctttttaatttttttttatgtctaAACCCTTTGTGTTCCAAATCACTTGATCAATTGCACAGTCAGATCCCACTCTGATGATAAGTTTGCTTTTACCATCTTGCTAAATGGAATACCAACGAAGGCAGAtagatttttctcttctaattATGAGAGCTAGAGAGCTAGAGAGCTAGAGAGAGATAGTGAGTATTGGACTTGGCTGCTTTATAACGCAATCACGGGGGTGTGACAAGTCATCAAACTAAAGGGTCCCACTCCTAACTATATACAGGTCACACCAAAATCAATAATGCAATTCAACAGCAAATCGTAGGAGCAACCAATCCTGTAAAAGCCAGTTTTTTTATTCATCCCAAATGGTTTTCTCCATTGACCAGAAATCTTGTGTAAGCATGGTGATTTATATTGATCAGAaggttctttttttcttttggccaagagATTAGAGGAGATGATGCATTCAATTTATCATTCCACATTCAagggggagaaaaaaaaaagagcaaagATGCAGACCTATCAAGTATATATATGGTATATGGTCCATGCATATTTTGGCATTTATTACCCATATCACATTGGCtaacaataacaataataaattcaaCAGTCAGGTGCTACAACAACACATCTGAAAGAAACAAACActttgaaagagaaagagaaagagaaagaaagagagaatgaGATTGATGTATCAGTTTAGGCATTTAAATCTCACCAGCTACAGCTTAAACACTAAACTACCATTTGAATAAAAACTAAACAGACTAAGCTCTCTTCCTTTACTTCTCTACTGGTGGCACACAAGAGGCTAGAAACGTGGAAATTCAACCTGTTCCGAATATCCACTCCAAGAACTATCTCCATTTCCTGGACAAAAGATAAACAATATGGTTCCTTTGAAGATGGATAAATTATCAGTCTCTAATCAGCTCGCAAAACCCTCCCTCCGTTCGCCTCTGGCAGCCTTTGTTTATGATCAAATGAATATGGaagcaaaaacaaacattaaatTTAGAAGCGTACCAATACAACATTCGATAATCCAATACCTCGCAGAGGCATCCGCACCCCTCCTCCGATTTCTCTTGAAGAACCAAAGCAAATAACTGTAGTCTACGGTGCTCCTTTGAATGCCATTGCACATGTGGTGCCTGATTGTCACTGCAAAAGCCCAGCCCAGGATCAGAAGTTGTTTAATCATTTTTGTGCAACAGCCACCTCGCGGGATATATAAAAATCACCCGCACAACACTTCTTCCCCCCCACCCCGAAAACAAGGGTTAACTTGCTCAGATGCCGCCATAATACAATTTGAAACAACTTCTAAGTGCAAAGTTTATAGGATCTCAACAAACTTTGGAATATCATCCCTGGCTCCCTCAAGGGATCGATACATGTATAGTATATCGACATTCTCAGGCTCACCCGTGTCTTCCTCTTGTTCATTTTTCATTACTTCCACCACTAGGCCGGGAAGTTCTCGAGCAATCTCACGACAACCTTGGCGAGTTAATGTACACGAAGACATCCAGAGGAATCTCATATTGTAATAGTGATGCAAACCAGAGCGCAATGCTGTATCCCCAAAAGGGCTATCCCTGATTTCAAGCTTCTGCAAATTAGAGCAGCCCTCAAGCACATGTTTTAACCCTGTGTCACTGTCACCGGCAAAGGCAACTGAGAGAGTTCGAACCAATTTTCCATATTTTCCAATGTAACTGAAAGCTCCATCAGTCAGTAAACCAGAGACAGCAAGGCGGGTGAGCTTCTTGCAGTTCATAACAATTGCTCCAAAACCTTCATCCATGGACTCACCGGTAACATGGTCAGGCCGGTGGCGCCCCATTATACAGAGACGAAACACCACAAGATCCGAGCAATTCTTTGACATGGCTATCACAGCTGCATTTGTCATACGTTGGCagaaatataaaatagatCGCAGTTTTCTACAACCCTCAGAAATTGCTTGGAGACCCACCTCGGAAACAGGACCCTCAATATCCTCCTGAGCATTAACTGGGAAAACCCGGAGCTCACGCAGGTCCTTGCAAGTTCGAGCTACTGCCTTAAGTCCTTCATCGCATATTGAATCGAGTACCTGCATGAAGATACAAAAAGTAAGCTCCACAAGCCAAAGTTCTCCAAAATGCTTTAAAATAAGTATATAGAACACATACCCAGAAGGTCTGGAGTTTGTGGCAGTGGCATATGACTGATTTAAGTTGTTCTGCATTGATATTCGCATAGCTGAAATTCAGAGTGGTGAGATTACCACAAACAGGGTTAATTGCAGGTAAGTAATCCAGCAAGATTTCCCTGAACCCAGATAGATACACTAGGGATTTGCAAGCAGCAAAAGCAGAGCGAT
The window above is part of the Prunus dulcis chromosome 1, ALMONDv2, whole genome shotgun sequence genome. Proteins encoded here:
- the LOC117634613 gene encoding transport inhibitor response 1-like protein — its product is MGEDPSIPSSSSSQMSEDDDRSPPFDLIDGQIASNKARNCSGVSGSSGSGGNSIEYSVPYSDQVLENVLENVLCFLTSRSDRNAASLVCKSWYRAEALTRSELFIGNCYAVSPRRATARFTRVRAVTIKGKPRFADFNLMPAHWGAHLAPWVSSMAKAYPWLEKLFLKRMSVTDDDLALLAESFPGFKELVLVCCDGFGTSGLAVVASKCRQLRVLDLTESDVMDDDVDWICCFPESQTCLESLMFECVECLINFEALEKLVARSPSLKKLSLNRFVSIGQLYRLMVQAPQLTHLGTGSFNTSEVMAQGDQELDYRSAFAACKSLVYLSGFREILLDYLPAINPVCGNLTTLNFSYANINAEQLKSVICHCHKLQTFWVLDSICDEGLKAVARTCKDLRELRVFPVNAQEDIEGPVSEVGLQAISEGCRKLRSILYFCQRMTNAAVIAMSKNCSDLVVFRLCIMGRHRPDHVTGESMDEGFGAIVMNCKKLTRLAVSGLLTDGAFSYIGKYGKLVRTLSVAFAGDSDTGLKHVLEGCSNLQKLEIRDSPFGDTALRSGLHHYYNMRFLWMSSCTLTRQGCREIARELPGLVVEVMKNEQEEDTGEPENVDILYMYRSLEGARDDIPKFVEIL